The following coding sequences lie in one Thermosulfuriphilus ammonigenes genomic window:
- a CDS encoding pilus assembly protein — protein MKAFTKALLLFVLGLALGYPRPSLANVCGEIPIYLGTYSIPEILFVVDLSGSMILGPRPDWTPSYDPTTTYSGFYTDQGLNNKVFNRQYVIDGSQRYHLVYQCFDDPSHIITNTYDSSNPENAECPVNLCTGAFQDPSGNVTSILNQYGIADWTWHSSNLDPPTVLVNGSEIYIAYHFCPGNCAWFFTGGGIAQFCDNQGIPAGYESDTLVLGNYLNMSRIEVATRVIRQLVADSSLSTGVAFFKQDFPTNQNFTRVYVGCEPYSEAHFAEIDNALNSIAHAKVSATANVFRIMVGGGTPFSPSIVAANDYFAGNLADESGNYYSPQPCGKKFAIFITDGQGNIGSSEANVETRTRDLVQSGVTAIAVGFNLPPNQDAQLRVMARVANEEADGINTFALHRDNDNDGVPDPFIARNPDELADILRSIIYEIKQTVFRTGSGTATRTNYGNIQIYTGFDVSDWTGEVKTGPYRYNCANCHSLSNARALARWHHFNDVDGDGHLDAQDEDVNGNNQLDPGEDIDGDGNLDVAEQIDETALRNFLLDQNAVSAAMGSEALVGYDASKIDDIVAMIMGNLDASLWYSSDTGWTTNTTLACGSSRNIYTKDASGKFAFTVANLTRINAIISPDTYDLTEDEVRFIRGELACGSSSSNFRTRERPLGDIISSQPRVEDGLIWVGANDGMLHAFDVNSGEEVFAYIPSAVLSRYKELGYFSPTYCHDYMLDGTPVIEDLGSQKILVCGLGRGGNQFFALDITTPTADGVQPLWEFSDPNLGETWNQAAIAQLEDDSWVAFLPSGYAQVDADWPTKQAWLFAVGATNGASKWSLQLGSEGGNMLTTPVAVDSDFNDRVDRLYLGDMMGRLWRVDNLSGAPTSQVILNLGSGHPITAHPAYGVADGKIWVYFGTGKYWDWTDGQDGTVQYMVGVRDENTGQLSLTDLNVNQINIVGDYAVITGGCDPTRKGWAIELPRTGPAGGAERVLTPPLVLGGYVFFVTFIPTGDQCSGSGEAWLFVVRYDSGCVTPYDSPVFDVNNDGTIDENDKVTFGGTPTYPAGIKLGDGVPVGELSSLGDLIIQATTEGTQPVVTAIKAWFKKGSWRDLD, from the coding sequence ATGAAAGCCTTTACAAAGGCCTTATTGCTGTTTGTTCTGGGCTTGGCCCTGGGATATCCTCGGCCATCCTTGGCTAACGTCTGTGGGGAGATCCCCATATACTTAGGGACTTATTCCATCCCTGAGATACTCTTCGTGGTGGATCTTTCGGGGAGTATGATCTTAGGGCCTCGACCAGACTGGACACCTTCGTATGATCCTACCACTACCTACTCTGGCTTTTATACTGACCAGGGGCTTAACAACAAGGTCTTTAATCGTCAATATGTCATTGATGGTAGCCAGCGTTATCATCTAGTTTATCAGTGCTTTGATGACCCAAGCCACATTATTACCAACACCTATGACAGTAGCAATCCAGAGAACGCCGAGTGTCCAGTTAATTTATGTACTGGAGCCTTTCAGGATCCTTCGGGTAATGTAACCTCTATCCTCAACCAATATGGAATCGCTGACTGGACTTGGCACAGTAGCAATCTTGATCCGCCAACGGTTTTAGTTAACGGTTCAGAGATCTACATCGCCTATCACTTTTGTCCGGGAAATTGCGCTTGGTTTTTTACTGGCGGTGGTATTGCCCAGTTTTGTGACAATCAAGGGATTCCCGCCGGCTATGAATCAGACACCCTAGTGCTGGGGAATTATCTCAACATGAGTCGAATAGAGGTAGCTACCAGGGTCATCCGACAACTGGTAGCTGATTCTTCACTTTCTACCGGGGTAGCCTTTTTTAAACAGGATTTTCCCACCAACCAGAACTTCACTCGCGTTTATGTAGGCTGTGAGCCCTATAGTGAGGCCCACTTTGCAGAGATAGATAATGCCTTAAACAGTATTGCCCACGCCAAGGTTTCCGCTACAGCCAATGTCTTCCGGATTATGGTTGGTGGGGGGACCCCTTTTTCTCCCTCCATTGTGGCGGCTAATGACTACTTTGCCGGCAATCTGGCCGATGAATCAGGGAATTATTATTCTCCTCAGCCCTGTGGTAAAAAATTCGCCATCTTCATCACCGATGGTCAGGGTAATATTGGTTCAAGTGAGGCCAATGTTGAGACTCGTACCCGGGATCTGGTTCAGAGCGGCGTTACCGCTATTGCTGTCGGCTTTAACCTTCCTCCCAATCAGGATGCTCAACTGAGGGTTATGGCCCGGGTAGCCAATGAAGAAGCCGATGGCATAAATACCTTTGCTCTTCATCGAGACAACGACAATGACGGGGTGCCAGATCCTTTCATCGCTCGCAACCCGGACGAGCTGGCCGACATTCTGCGCTCCATTATCTATGAGATAAAACAGACCGTTTTTCGGACCGGAAGCGGGACAGCCACCAGAACCAACTATGGCAATATCCAGATCTATACAGGTTTTGACGTCTCTGACTGGACTGGTGAGGTCAAAACCGGCCCGTATCGTTATAACTGTGCCAATTGTCATTCGCTTTCCAATGCTCGGGCCTTAGCCAGGTGGCATCACTTTAATGATGTTGATGGAGATGGTCATCTTGATGCCCAAGATGAAGACGTAAATGGCAACAATCAATTGGATCCCGGAGAGGATATCGACGGGGATGGCAATCTTGATGTGGCAGAGCAAATTGATGAAACCGCCCTGCGTAACTTCCTTCTGGACCAAAATGCTGTCTCCGCTGCCATGGGAAGTGAGGCCCTAGTTGGCTACGATGCCAGTAAAATCGACGATATTGTGGCTATGATTATGGGCAATCTGGATGCCAGCCTTTGGTATAGTTCCGATACTGGCTGGACAACCAATACCACCCTTGCTTGTGGTTCTTCCCGTAACATTTATACCAAAGATGCCAGCGGCAAATTTGCCTTTACGGTGGCCAATCTTACCCGGATAAACGCTATTATCTCACCTGATACCTATGATCTTACGGAAGATGAAGTCCGCTTTATCCGGGGAGAACTTGCCTGTGGTAGTAGTAGCAGCAATTTTCGAACCCGAGAACGCCCGCTGGGAGATATTATCAGCAGTCAACCCCGGGTGGAGGACGGTCTTATCTGGGTGGGAGCTAACGATGGCATGCTTCATGCCTTTGATGTCAACTCTGGTGAGGAGGTCTTTGCCTATATTCCCTCAGCGGTGCTCTCTCGCTACAAGGAGCTGGGCTACTTCTCGCCCACTTATTGTCATGATTACATGCTAGATGGCACCCCAGTAATAGAGGATCTGGGTAGCCAGAAAATACTTGTCTGTGGTCTGGGACGAGGTGGTAACCAATTCTTTGCCTTGGACATAACCACCCCCACGGCCGATGGTGTCCAGCCCCTGTGGGAGTTTTCGGATCCTAATCTGGGAGAGACCTGGAATCAGGCAGCCATTGCCCAACTTGAAGACGATTCCTGGGTGGCCTTTCTCCCTTCTGGATATGCCCAGGTCGACGCTGATTGGCCTACCAAACAGGCTTGGCTTTTCGCTGTGGGAGCCACCAATGGGGCCAGCAAGTGGAGTCTTCAACTGGGTAGTGAGGGGGGGAACATGCTTACTACTCCTGTAGCGGTTGATTCTGATTTTAATGACCGCGTTGACCGCCTCTATTTAGGGGATATGATGGGCCGGCTCTGGCGAGTGGACAATCTTTCCGGGGCGCCTACCTCACAGGTAATCCTCAACCTTGGCTCCGGTCATCCTATAACCGCCCATCCGGCCTATGGAGTGGCTGATGGCAAGATCTGGGTCTATTTTGGCACCGGAAAATACTGGGATTGGACAGACGGTCAAGATGGTACCGTCCAATATATGGTTGGTGTCCGGGATGAGAATACTGGTCAACTCAGCCTGACAGACCTTAATGTCAATCAGATCAACATTGTTGGAGACTACGCCGTTATCACCGGGGGGTGTGATCCTACCAGAAAGGGCTGGGCTATTGAACTCCCTCGGACGGGGCCAGCCGGTGGGGCCGAAAGGGTTCTTACCCCTCCTTTAGTCCTTGGGGGATATGTCTTCTTTGTGACCTTTATCCCTACCGGGGATCAATGTAGCGGAAGCGGTGAGGCCTGGCTTTTTGTGGTTCGTTATGATTCAGGCTGTGTGACCCCCTACGACAGTCCGGTCTTTGACGTCAATAATGATGGGACCATCGATGAAAATGATAAGGTAACCTTTGGAGGCACTCCAACCTATCCAGCAGGAATAAAGCTGGGTGATGGAGTGCCGGTGGGTGAACTCAGTTCTCTGGGAGACCTTATTATTCAGGCCACTACTGAGGGGACCCAGCCGGTGGTTACGGCCATTAAGGCCTGGTTTAAGAAGGGCTCCTGGCGAGATCTTGATTAA
- the pal gene encoding peptidoglycan-associated lipoprotein Pal: protein MRSFGKWFLMWLLVLALGVAFWGCAKKPVSLPPEGSATQPTAQAETESRAPETGQEASLRAPKQGLLKEEVLTPSSKSTKEERLSQEQKQLLYGRSTPPLKAIFFDFDDYTIRPDMRSRLEENARYLLAHPQVTVELQGNCDERGSTEYNLALGEKRALSVKKYLVNRGVSAQRLITVSFGEERPLDPRHTEEAWAKNRRVDLVIIK, encoded by the coding sequence GTGAGATCTTTTGGTAAATGGTTTCTAATGTGGCTCTTGGTTTTAGCCCTGGGCGTGGCCTTCTGGGGGTGTGCCAAAAAGCCGGTCTCGCTTCCTCCGGAAGGAAGCGCCACACAACCTACGGCTCAAGCGGAAACAGAAAGCCGCGCTCCTGAGACTGGTCAGGAAGCCTCTCTGAGGGCACCTAAACAGGGCCTTCTTAAAGAAGAGGTTCTTACTCCCTCATCGAAGTCCACTAAAGAAGAGAGGCTCTCTCAGGAACAGAAGCAACTCCTTTATGGGCGAAGCACTCCTCCTCTTAAGGCCATCTTTTTTGATTTTGATGACTACACCATCCGGCCAGATATGCGTTCCCGATTAGAAGAAAATGCCCGCTATCTTCTCGCCCATCCCCAGGTAACCGTTGAACTTCAGGGAAACTGTGACGAAAGGGGAAGCACAGAGTACAACCTGGCCTTAGGAGAAAAAAGGGCCCTTTCGGTAAAAAAATACCTTGTTAACCGTGGAGTTTCGGCCCAGAGGTTGATTACTGTAAGCTTTGGTGAGGAGCGTCCCCTTGACCCCAGGCACACCGAGGAAGCCTGGGCCAAAAATCGTCGTGTCGATTTAGTAATCATCAAATAG
- a CDS encoding prepilin-type N-terminal cleavage/methylation domain-containing protein, giving the protein MMGTKKTKKIDKAGFSLLEVLIAISVLSVGILALASMNIASLRGTKISKELTYATLEGQALLEEHVFSRDFEDLDTVCNNIPSTLNYAGVSFSVQCRLITHSDELKQVIITLFWGSKRLQYTIFRARGDTL; this is encoded by the coding sequence ATGATGGGAACTAAAAAGACTAAAAAGATAGACAAGGCTGGTTTTTCTCTCCTGGAGGTACTTATTGCCATCTCTGTCCTCTCTGTGGGTATTCTGGCCTTGGCCAGTATGAATATTGCCTCCCTGCGGGGGACCAAAATTTCCAAGGAGCTTACCTACGCTACCCTTGAAGGTCAGGCCCTTTTGGAGGAGCATGTTTTTAGTCGAGACTTTGAAGATCTGGACACCGTTTGTAACAATATCCCCTCCACTCTCAATTATGCGGGTGTATCGTTTTCTGTTCAGTGTCGTCTAATCACCCACTCAGACGAGTTAAAGCAGGTAATCATCACCCTTTTTTGGGGCAGTAAGCGGCTTCAATACACTATCTTTCGGGCCCGGGGGGATACCTTATGA
- a CDS encoding thioredoxin domain-containing protein, whose product MSDLFRQKALSLYLQRHLDDPVRWWPWGKEAFNRAKELKRPVFISIGYAACHWCHVMQRESFRDQEIATFLNEKFVPIKVDREERPDVDALYMRACLLLTGNGGWPLSVFATPEGWPFLAGTYFPRSGSRQRPGFLEILQGVSTAWERDRNRLEASARQIARALAPLQKKASNLPNKGIFLQALEALKEAFDWRHGGLKGTPKFAMPSTLYFMALAYRRLARPEALEMLENTLLNLRLGGIYDHLGFGFHRYSLDAAWHVPHFEKMLYDQALISMAYLEAYELTGRPFYAQVAQEIFRYVEENLLLPNGLLASSQDAESQGREGWYYLWSREEVRDILGRELGDLFSQVFNLKTEGNFIDPVKGRRTGRNIIFLRAPLHQLIRELGLNRAQVQALDEAKRRLLEARRQRVPPERDEKIIASWNAMMARSLYRAARILRKKTYLQQAERIMHQLLKDGQPLWHCRAGGKITCSGLLEDYAWVLLALLEAEATTGRPNTIKDALAQEMISRFQKEGLFYLSDGEDLPLLVHEDYDGAVPSPPAAATLALSSLPNFEDPARNSLLADLPLIQLDPLGHTFWLIALAKQI is encoded by the coding sequence ATGTCTGATCTTTTTCGCCAGAAGGCCCTCAGCCTTTATTTGCAACGACACCTAGATGATCCTGTGCGGTGGTGGCCCTGGGGAAAGGAGGCCTTCAATCGGGCTAAGGAACTCAAACGGCCGGTTTTTATTTCTATCGGCTATGCCGCCTGCCACTGGTGTCATGTAATGCAGCGGGAGTCCTTCCGGGACCAGGAGATAGCTACCTTCCTTAATGAAAAGTTCGTTCCTATCAAGGTAGATCGCGAAGAGAGACCGGATGTAGATGCCCTCTACATGAGGGCCTGCCTTCTCCTTACGGGAAATGGCGGCTGGCCTCTTTCCGTCTTCGCCACCCCTGAAGGGTGGCCTTTTCTGGCGGGAACTTACTTCCCCCGATCTGGAAGCCGCCAACGACCTGGTTTTCTGGAAATTCTTCAGGGAGTAAGTACTGCCTGGGAGAGAGACAGGAATCGCCTTGAGGCTTCAGCCAGACAGATTGCCAGGGCCCTTGCTCCTCTCCAGAAAAAGGCCTCCAACCTTCCCAACAAGGGGATCTTCCTTCAGGCCCTTGAGGCTCTCAAAGAGGCCTTTGATTGGCGACATGGTGGGCTTAAAGGAACTCCTAAGTTCGCCATGCCCTCGACCCTCTATTTTATGGCCTTAGCCTATCGTCGACTGGCCCGTCCTGAAGCCCTTGAGATGTTGGAGAACACCCTCCTTAATCTCCGGTTAGGAGGGATTTATGATCATCTCGGCTTTGGCTTTCACCGCTACAGTCTAGATGCCGCCTGGCACGTGCCTCACTTTGAAAAAATGCTCTATGATCAGGCCCTGATTTCTATGGCCTATCTTGAAGCCTACGAACTCACCGGGCGCCCCTTCTACGCTCAGGTAGCCCAGGAGATATTCCGCTACGTTGAGGAAAACCTCTTATTACCTAATGGCCTGCTGGCCAGCTCTCAAGATGCCGAAAGTCAGGGGCGGGAGGGCTGGTATTATCTTTGGAGCCGGGAAGAGGTTCGCGACATCCTCGGCCGGGAGCTAGGGGATCTCTTCAGCCAGGTTTTTAACCTCAAGACCGAAGGCAACTTTATTGATCCGGTAAAAGGCCGACGAACCGGACGTAATATCATCTTTCTCCGAGCCCCTCTTCACCAACTTATAAGGGAGCTGGGCTTGAATCGCGCCCAGGTCCAGGCCTTAGATGAGGCCAAAAGGCGCCTTTTAGAGGCCCGCAGGCAAAGAGTGCCTCCTGAAAGGGACGAGAAGATTATCGCCTCCTGGAACGCCATGATGGCCCGCAGTCTCTACCGAGCCGCCAGAATTTTGAGAAAAAAAACCTATCTCCAGCAGGCTGAAAGGATCATGCATCAACTCCTAAAAGACGGCCAACCACTCTGGCATTGCCGGGCCGGAGGTAAAATCACCTGCTCCGGACTTCTTGAGGACTATGCCTGGGTTCTCCTAGCCCTTTTAGAGGCCGAAGCGACCACAGGTCGCCCAAATACCATAAAGGATGCTCTAGCTCAGGAGATGATCTCCCGCTTTCAAAAAGAAGGGCTCTTTTATCTTTCTGACGGCGAAGACCTTCCCCTCCTTGTCCACGAAGATTACGATGGAGCGGTTCCTTCACCTCCTGCCGCCGCCACTTTGGCCCTGAGTAGCCTTCCCAATTTTGAAGACCCAGCCCGCAATTCACTTTTGGCCGATCTTCCGCTTATTCAGTTAGATCCCCTTGGGCACACTTTCTGGCTCATAGCCCTGGCCAAACAAATCTGA
- a CDS encoding PilX N-terminal domain-containing pilus assembly protein has translation MIQNQQGNTLVLALVVLLILTAVGMWASRDALVETWTAVANRDYYQDFYAAETGIRLGLNKVSEGLTGTWSLTLPSSENQITVNYSVTFQACYQGSQSYKCTNPSSACEEYLIRSWTTSGYTIEAYGQRAVSACP, from the coding sequence ATGATCCAGAATCAGCAAGGGAATACCCTGGTCCTGGCCCTGGTGGTTCTTCTTATTCTTACCGCTGTAGGTATGTGGGCCAGTCGAGATGCCCTGGTGGAAACCTGGACGGCTGTAGCCAATCGAGACTACTATCAAGACTTTTATGCTGCAGAGACGGGTATCCGTTTGGGGTTGAACAAGGTGTCTGAAGGGCTCACAGGCACCTGGAGCCTTACCCTTCCCTCTTCTGAAAACCAAATCACTGTAAATTACTCGGTTACTTTTCAGGCCTGCTACCAGGGGTCTCAATCCTATAAATGTACCAATCCGTCATCAGCCTGTGAGGAATACCTGATCCGTAGCTGGACCACCAGCGGGTATACCATAGAGGCTTACGGCCAGCGGGCCGTCTCTGCCTGTCCTTAA
- a CDS encoding prepilin-type N-terminal cleavage/methylation domain-containing protein: protein MTKTVIAKTQGVTLVELLVSLAMISLVGLGIYAALNGQLKASAVVHDTALVQQDIRASLNTLVKEIRMTGYDPSGSAVCGNWIDTADANNLQIEMDLNGDGDCDDTNERITFAYSSANRRLSRNTDPLIGGEGSQVDCFQFTYVLADGTETSTPSAAQLSSIRVVKIQMVVRSAEADPRYTNSETYPICGPFNDNYRRRYLEVAIAPRNLGL from the coding sequence GTGACAAAAACAGTGATTGCTAAAACTCAAGGAGTTACTCTGGTAGAGTTGTTGGTCTCCCTGGCCATGATTTCTCTTGTCGGGTTGGGGATATATGCCGCCCTCAATGGTCAGTTAAAGGCTTCCGCGGTGGTCCATGATACGGCCCTTGTGCAGCAGGATATCCGGGCCAGTCTTAACACCCTGGTCAAGGAGATCCGGATGACCGGTTATGATCCTTCCGGTTCGGCAGTCTGTGGGAACTGGATAGATACGGCCGACGCCAACAACCTTCAGATTGAAATGGATCTAAACGGCGATGGGGACTGCGATGATACCAATGAACGGATAACCTTTGCCTATAGTTCCGCCAATCGGCGCTTGTCGCGAAACACCGATCCCTTGATAGGGGGAGAGGGCAGTCAGGTAGATTGCTTTCAATTTACTTACGTTCTTGCCGACGGAACAGAGACCTCTACCCCCTCTGCGGCCCAGCTTTCGTCTATTCGAGTCGTCAAGATCCAGATGGTTGTCCGTTCGGCCGAGGCTGATCCTCGGTATACCAACAGCGAAACCTATCCCATTTGTGGTCCCTTTAACGATAATTACCGTCGCCGCTATCTGGAGGTGGCCATAGCCCCTCGGAACCTTGGCCTATGA
- a CDS encoding CvpA family protein — protein sequence MEGAKAIFASLNPFDYLLLAIFAFFFIKSLVYGFSRELASLVGLILGLFLAGRFYYLVAKILSPWLSNQLLITGLSFITVFLIVYLSFFILGVLLRRTLALIRLAWLDRLLGGALGLLKATVAAAILVILLVSFIPRGERLLNTSRLYPYLQRITEVMVLLLPKDLKARFKYRLRHSLPAPRAGERHV from the coding sequence ATGGAAGGTGCAAAGGCCATCTTCGCCAGCCTGAACCCTTTTGATTACCTTCTGCTGGCCATCTTTGCCTTCTTCTTTATAAAAAGCCTGGTTTATGGCTTTAGCCGGGAGTTGGCCTCCCTGGTAGGGCTTATTCTGGGCCTCTTTCTGGCCGGACGTTTCTATTATCTGGTGGCCAAAATTCTATCTCCGTGGCTTTCAAATCAGCTTCTGATCACTGGTTTGTCATTTATCACCGTCTTTTTAATTGTCTATCTTTCTTTTTTTATCCTCGGTGTCCTTCTCCGTCGCACCCTGGCCCTTATTCGCCTGGCCTGGCTTGATCGCCTTTTGGGAGGGGCCCTGGGCCTCCTGAAGGCCACCGTGGCGGCCGCCATTTTGGTTATTTTATTGGTCTCCTTCATCCCCAGGGGGGAACGACTCCTCAACACTTCACGCCTTTATCCCTATCTTCAGCGAATCACCGAAGTGATGGTTCTCTTGTTACCGAAGGACCTCAAGGCCCGCTTCAAATACCGATTGCGCCACAGTCTGCCAGCCCCCCGGGCGGGGGAACGCCATGTCTGA
- a CDS encoding GspH/FimT family pseudopilin gives MTLVIPKIFRKFREKTGFSLIEALVVMAMVAIVATLAIPRLSSLRDDLALKGATKTLAADLQYARVASLRRQSRVVVSLTNNASSYQIFVDANDNASLDAGETVLKSVALPQAVTLSSVAFFGCATGPQFVRGQPSCLAGGGNGSLRLVSGRTNSFYKIKLSRSGRVVVCDKNSDC, from the coding sequence ATGACCTTAGTGATCCCAAAGATTTTCCGAAAATTTCGGGAAAAGACGGGCTTTAGCCTTATTGAGGCTTTGGTGGTGATGGCTATGGTGGCCATTGTTGCTACTCTGGCCATCCCTAGGCTCAGCAGTCTAAGGGATGATCTGGCCCTTAAAGGGGCCACTAAAACTTTGGCTGCCGATCTTCAGTACGCCCGGGTAGCCTCACTGCGTCGGCAGTCAAGGGTTGTCGTCAGCCTAACCAATAATGCCAGTAGCTATCAGATCTTTGTTGATGCCAATGATAACGCCTCTCTTGATGCCGGAGAGACAGTCTTAAAGAGTGTTGCCCTTCCCCAGGCGGTGACCCTTTCCTCCGTTGCCTTTTTCGGCTGTGCTACAGGGCCACAGTTTGTGAGAGGGCAGCCATCCTGTCTTGCCGGTGGAGGAAATGGGAGCCTAAGGCTTGTCTCGGGGCGAACTAATTCTTTTTACAAGATAAAACTTAGTCGCTCTGGTCGGGTGGTTGTCTGTGACAAAAACAGTGATTGCTAA
- a CDS encoding sugar phosphate isomerase/epimerase family protein → MAVLALPNIFGSDAETLARFAYNHGFKAIDWTLEPSSTLSDLREQIKILEGLEVRFHARFFGIDIAYSDQRAQEALEIYRRFIDLVSLVGGRHLTIHIGLGVKPEDLSLEVAKRNLTSLACYGRQRGVLVSLENITRGWTANPEILRDLVSRGVGLTFDIGHALVVSQRLKRDLYWEYLRPHYQKVFSAHIYHTETPRGHEPPKSLEDIRPRLDVLRWLPNCNWWVIELHRPEEVLACQQILRKYLQGKRSYEMSSPPPRWSGRPRAASL, encoded by the coding sequence ATGGCTGTCTTGGCCCTTCCCAACATCTTTGGTTCAGACGCTGAAACCTTAGCCCGCTTTGCCTATAACCACGGCTTTAAGGCCATAGACTGGACCCTTGAGCCCTCCAGCACGCTTTCAGACTTAAGAGAGCAGATAAAGATCCTTGAAGGCCTTGAAGTTCGCTTTCATGCCCGGTTCTTTGGGATAGACATTGCCTATTCTGACCAACGGGCTCAGGAGGCCTTAGAAATCTACCGTCGTTTCATAGATCTCGTTTCTCTGGTTGGGGGAAGGCACCTTACCATTCACATTGGGTTGGGGGTTAAACCTGAGGATCTCTCTTTAGAAGTGGCTAAGAGAAACCTTACGTCTCTGGCCTGTTACGGACGCCAAAGGGGCGTTTTGGTTTCTCTGGAAAACATTACTAGAGGGTGGACAGCAAACCCAGAGATCTTAAGAGATTTGGTCTCCAGAGGGGTGGGCCTAACCTTTGATATCGGTCACGCCCTGGTCGTAAGTCAGAGGCTAAAAAGAGACCTTTACTGGGAATATCTCAGACCTCACTACCAAAAGGTTTTTTCGGCCCATATATACCATACGGAGACACCCCGGGGGCACGAGCCACCAAAAAGCCTGGAGGATATACGGCCCAGACTCGATGTGCTAAGGTGGCTACCAAATTGTAACTGGTGGGTAATTGAGCTTCACCGTCCAGAAGAGGTTCTGGCCTGCCAGCAAATTCTCCGGAAATATCTCCAGGGCAAGAGGTCTTATGAAATGTCTTCTCCTCCTCCTAGATGGTCTGGGCGACCGAGGGCAGCCTCTCTTTGA
- a CDS encoding alkaline phosphatase family protein, producing MKCLLLLLDGLGDRGQPLFEGRTPLWSARTPNLDRLASLATTGLFHPLSQGVPLPSEVAHFLLFGYSLEEFPGRGALEAIGGGIKLEESEVAILARLVNVTSRERHLILHHDSPDLSPEELKALASAISSFSQEGIEVRFFLLQGPSGVLILKGDVSHHLTDSNPIYPGRPLLEIRPLKTEAQRTAKVLNKYLIWCHRVLGAHPVNQERHSRGLATANALATQRAGRLRPVTPFVQKWGLKGAFIGTGGVYQGLTKLLGMEMILDRDTKDPEKDLSRRLSKALDLKGFDFIHVHTKAPDEAAHTKDPKEKLKVIEALDRALTPLVNFWEKERDDLLVITADHSTPSSGAMIHSGESVPLLMLNRHTRRDNVRRFNEIDCASGALGQVRGKELMALVLNFLDRGKLFGLRDSPIDQPYFPGPGDPIKIS from the coding sequence ATGAAATGTCTTCTCCTCCTCCTAGATGGTCTGGGCGACCGAGGGCAGCCTCTCTTTGAGGGCCGGACTCCCCTGTGGTCTGCCCGAACTCCAAACCTGGACCGTTTGGCCTCTCTGGCTACGACCGGGCTTTTTCATCCCTTAAGTCAAGGGGTACCCCTCCCCAGCGAGGTGGCCCATTTCCTCCTTTTTGGCTATTCACTGGAAGAATTTCCGGGAAGGGGAGCGCTAGAGGCTATTGGAGGAGGAATTAAGCTTGAAGAATCAGAGGTGGCCATTTTGGCCCGACTGGTAAACGTAACCTCCCGGGAAAGACATCTTATCCTTCACCACGACTCTCCTGATCTCTCCCCTGAAGAACTTAAGGCCCTGGCCTCGGCTATATCCTCCTTCTCTCAAGAGGGAATAGAAGTTCGTTTCTTTCTTCTTCAAGGCCCAAGTGGGGTCTTAATCCTCAAAGGAGACGTCTCCCATCACCTTACAGACTCTAATCCCATCTATCCTGGACGTCCGCTGTTGGAGATCCGGCCCCTGAAAACCGAAGCTCAAAGAACGGCCAAAGTCCTTAATAAATACCTTATCTGGTGTCATCGGGTCTTAGGGGCCCATCCAGTAAACCAGGAAAGGCATTCTCGGGGCTTGGCCACAGCCAACGCCTTGGCCACCCAAAGGGCCGGACGGCTCCGCCCTGTAACCCCTTTTGTCCAAAAATGGGGACTCAAGGGGGCCTTTATTGGCACAGGAGGTGTCTATCAAGGCCTGACCAAACTTTTAGGAATGGAGATGATTCTAGACAGAGATACTAAGGATCCAGAGAAGGATCTTAGCCGCCGTCTGAGCAAAGCCCTTGATCTCAAAGGTTTTGACTTTATCCATGTCCACACCAAGGCCCCAGATGAGGCAGCCCACACCAAAGACCCCAAAGAGAAGCTCAAAGTCATTGAGGCCCTGGATAGGGCCTTGACCCCTTTGGTAAATTTCTGGGAAAAGGAAAGAGATGACCTTCTGGTGATAACTGCTGATCATTCTACTCCTAGCTCAGGGGCTATGATCCATTCCGGTGAAAGTGTCCCTCTCTTAATGCTTAATCGCCACACCAGAAGAGATAATGTGCGACGGTTTAATGAAATAGACTGTGCCTCCGGGGCCCTGGGGCAGGTCAGAGGAAAGGAGCTTATGGCCCTGGTGCTTAATTTCTTGGATCGAGGCAAGCTCTTTGGCCTGCGGGATTCACCGATTGATCAGCCATATTTCCCGGGCCCGGGGGATCCTATAAAGATATCATGA